The following coding sequences lie in one Rutidosis leptorrhynchoides isolate AG116_Rl617_1_P2 chromosome 4, CSIRO_AGI_Rlap_v1, whole genome shotgun sequence genomic window:
- the LOC139839764 gene encoding 3-epi-6-deoxocathasterone 23-monooxygenase CYP90D1-like isoform X1 — protein MEFIFYSTTLTIILSTVVLLFFTIFFINNRQSLRRSLPPNLLGSMGWPIIGETLDFISCGYTDHPQTFMEKRRLLYGKVFKSHLFGSPTIVSTDAKVSRIILQSDANSFVPSYPKSLTELMGEASILRINGSFHRKIHGLIGSFFKSPYLKACVTSNMRKLLLRSMAAWNEDRPIYIQDETKHIAFQVLAKALIGLDPGEEMDLLMVQFQEFIAGLMSLPINLPGTQLHKSLQAKKKMIKLVLRIIRDKRIDGVACSQHSKDVTDVLLNDQSAKLTDELISDNMIDLMIPGEDSVPILMTLAVKYLSDCPKALHQLKEENLKLKRRKEELGDPLCWDDYLSLPFTQSVIKETLRMGNIIMGVIRKAMKDVEINGYLIPKGWCVLTHFRSVHLDDNYYESPLHFNPWRWQDKDMNSFNNIGFTPFGGGLRLCPGLDLARLEASIFLHHFVTEFRWVAEKDTIINFPTVRMKNRMPIWVKKEH, from the exons ATGGAGTTCATTTTCTACTCAACCACCTTAACAATAATTTTATCCACCGTAGTCCTCTTATTCTTCACAATCTTCTTCATCAACAACCGCCAATCACTGCGTAGATCATTGCCACCGAATCTCCTAGGATCCATGGGTTGGCCTATTATCGGCGAAACCCTAGATTTCATCTCATGTGGTTACACCGATCATCCTCAAACGTTCATGGAAAAACGCCGTTTATT GTATGGGAAGGTGTTCAAATCCCATTTGTTTGGTAGTCCAACGATTGTATCGACTGATGCAAAAGTGAGTCGAATTATATTACAAAGTGATGCTAATAGTTTCGTGCCTTCATATCCAAAATCACTAACCGAGTTGATGGGAGAGGCTTCGATTTTGAGGATCAATGGAAGTTTTCACCGGAAAATTCATGGCCTTATCGGTTCCTTTTTCAAGTCTCCATATCTTAAAGCGTGTGTTACTTCAAATATGCGAAAATTGCTTCTTCGATCCATGGCTGCTTGGAACGAAGATCGTCCCATTTACATACAAGATGAAACTAAACAT ATTGCGTTTCAAGTACTAGCCAAAGCTTTAATTGGTTTGGATCCGGGTGAAGAAATGGATCTTTTGATGGTGCAATTTCAAGAATTCATTGCGGGTCTCATGTCATTACCTATAAACTTACCCGGTACACAACTTCATAAATCATTACAAGCCAAGAAAAAGATGATAAAATTAGTCCTTAGAATTATTCGTGATAAACGGATAGACGGTGTTGCTTGTTCACAACATTCGAAGGATGTGACTGATGTGTTGCTTAACGATCAGAGCGCAAAGTTAACGGACGAGTTAATATCTGATAATATGATTGATTTGATGATTCCTGGTGAAGATTCTGTGCCTATTCTTATGACCTTAGCTGTCAAATACTTATCAGATTGTCCCAAAGCTCTTCATCAACTTAAG gaggAAAATTTGAAGTTGAAAAGACGTAAAGAAGAACTCGGGGATCCATTATGTTGGGATGATTACTTATCGTTGCCATTTACACAAAGT GTAATTAAAGAAACACTAAGAATGGGAAATATAATAATGGGTGTGATTAGAAAGGCTATGAAAGATGTAGAGATTAATGGGTACTTAATACCAAAAGGATGGTGTGTATTAACTCATTTTAGATCAGTTCATCTTGATGATAATTATTATGAGTCTCCTCTCCATTTTAATCCTTGGAGGTGGCAG GATAAAGACATGAACAGTTTTAATAATATTGGATTCACTCCTTTTGGAGGAGGGCTTAGGTTGTGTCCTGGTCTTGATTTGGCTCGACTAGAAGCTTCCATATTCCTTCATCACTTTGTTACTGAGTTCAG GTGGGTAGCTGAGAAAGACACCATAATCAATTTCCCAACAGTAAGAATGAAGAACAGAATGCCAATTTGGGTCAAAAAGGAGCATTAA
- the LOC139839764 gene encoding 3-epi-6-deoxocathasterone 23-monooxygenase CYP90D1-like isoform X2, with product MEFIFYSTTLTIILSTVVLLFFTIFFINNRQSLRRSLPPNLLGSMGWPIIGETLDFISCGYTDHPQTFMEKRRLLYGKVFKSHLFGSPTIVSTDAKVSRIILQSDANSFVPSYPKSLTELMGEASILRINGSFHRKIHGLIGSFFKSPYLKACVTSNMRKLLLRSMAAWNEDRPIYIQDETKHIAFQVLAKALIGLDPGEEMDLLMVQFQEFIAGLMSLPINLPGTQLHKSLQAKKKMIKLVLRIIRDKRIDGVACSQHSKDVTDVLLNDQSAKLTDELISDNMIDLMIPGEDSVPILMTLAVKYLSDCPKALHQLKEENLKLKRRKEELGDPLCWDDYLSLPFTQSDKDMNSFNNIGFTPFGGGLRLCPGLDLARLEASIFLHHFVTEFRWVAEKDTIINFPTVRMKNRMPIWVKKEH from the exons ATGGAGTTCATTTTCTACTCAACCACCTTAACAATAATTTTATCCACCGTAGTCCTCTTATTCTTCACAATCTTCTTCATCAACAACCGCCAATCACTGCGTAGATCATTGCCACCGAATCTCCTAGGATCCATGGGTTGGCCTATTATCGGCGAAACCCTAGATTTCATCTCATGTGGTTACACCGATCATCCTCAAACGTTCATGGAAAAACGCCGTTTATT GTATGGGAAGGTGTTCAAATCCCATTTGTTTGGTAGTCCAACGATTGTATCGACTGATGCAAAAGTGAGTCGAATTATATTACAAAGTGATGCTAATAGTTTCGTGCCTTCATATCCAAAATCACTAACCGAGTTGATGGGAGAGGCTTCGATTTTGAGGATCAATGGAAGTTTTCACCGGAAAATTCATGGCCTTATCGGTTCCTTTTTCAAGTCTCCATATCTTAAAGCGTGTGTTACTTCAAATATGCGAAAATTGCTTCTTCGATCCATGGCTGCTTGGAACGAAGATCGTCCCATTTACATACAAGATGAAACTAAACAT ATTGCGTTTCAAGTACTAGCCAAAGCTTTAATTGGTTTGGATCCGGGTGAAGAAATGGATCTTTTGATGGTGCAATTTCAAGAATTCATTGCGGGTCTCATGTCATTACCTATAAACTTACCCGGTACACAACTTCATAAATCATTACAAGCCAAGAAAAAGATGATAAAATTAGTCCTTAGAATTATTCGTGATAAACGGATAGACGGTGTTGCTTGTTCACAACATTCGAAGGATGTGACTGATGTGTTGCTTAACGATCAGAGCGCAAAGTTAACGGACGAGTTAATATCTGATAATATGATTGATTTGATGATTCCTGGTGAAGATTCTGTGCCTATTCTTATGACCTTAGCTGTCAAATACTTATCAGATTGTCCCAAAGCTCTTCATCAACTTAAG gaggAAAATTTGAAGTTGAAAAGACGTAAAGAAGAACTCGGGGATCCATTATGTTGGGATGATTACTTATCGTTGCCATTTACACAAAGT GATAAAGACATGAACAGTTTTAATAATATTGGATTCACTCCTTTTGGAGGAGGGCTTAGGTTGTGTCCTGGTCTTGATTTGGCTCGACTAGAAGCTTCCATATTCCTTCATCACTTTGTTACTGAGTTCAG GTGGGTAGCTGAGAAAGACACCATAATCAATTTCCCAACAGTAAGAATGAAGAACAGAATGCCAATTTGGGTCAAAAAGGAGCATTAA